TTTTTTCAAACTTACTTGCTATAATTATAATTGTTGCTGCAAAATCAATCAATCTGTTTTCTAATTCTTGTTTAGTCATTTTTAAATACTTCCTTAATCACAAGTCACACCACATCATAAATTAAAAATCGTTAATCAAAAATCAAAAATTATTTATCGTGATTTGAAATAGCCTAATAGTTTGGTAACATAATTTTCGTCAACTCTGGTGTTGACAATTCCTGCTCCAGATTTACGGAAAGTATCTTTGAAATAATTCACTCTTTCCTGATAATGCTTTTCGTAATTCAATCGCACTGTTTTTGAACTCGTGTCTACCAACTGTGTTTTTCCGGTTTCGGCATCCAGCATTGTTAACATTCCTAAATTCGGAATTCTTTCTTCTCGGATGTCATACACACGAACGCCTGTAAGGTCATGCTTTTTTGAAGCAATTTTCAAACTATGCTCGTAATTATCCGACATAAAATCTGAAATCATAAAAACAATGGCTTTCTTTTTTTGTGTTCCCGATAAGAATTTTAAAGCCTGTCCAACATCTGTTTTGTGGCTTTTTGGTTCAAACTCGATCAATTCGCGGATGATTCTCAAAACGTGCGAACGCCCTTTTTTGGGAGGAATGTATAGTTCAACATTATCCGAAAATAATATCAAACCAATTTTGTCATTATTTTGTGTAGCAGAAAAGGCCATTGTAGCCGCAATTTCGGTTACGATATCTTTTTTGAACTGGCTTTTGGAACCAAAACCTTCAGAACCCGAAATATCAACCATTAAAACCATGGTTAATTCACGTTCTTCTTCAAAAACTTTTACGTGGGCTTCGTTATAACGTGCGGTTACATTCCAATCGATGTTACGAATATCATCTCCGTATTGGTATTGACGTACTTCGCTAAACGTCATTCCTCGTCCTTTAAATGAAGAGTGGTATTCACCCGAAAAGATATGATTGCTCAGTCTTTTGGTTTTGATTTCTATTTTCCGTACTTTTTTTAAAAGCTCTTTTGTATCCATTCTGATTTGGTTTATGGTTTGTGGTTGTTGGTTGATGGCGTATGAACCATCAACAAAAAACTATCAACCATCAACTTTTTAAGGTACTTCAATCTCGTTTACGATTTTGTTGATAATGTCTACAGAAGTAATGTTTTCGGCTTCAGCTTCATACGTGATTCCCACTCTGTGGCGTAAAACATCATGCACAACTGCACGAACATCTTCTGGGATTACATAGCCGCGGCGTTTGATAAAAGCGTAACACTTAGCAGCATTTGCTAAGTTGATACTTCCACGCGGAGATGCTCCAAAGCTGATAAGCGGTTTTAAATCGGCTAATTTGTATTTTTCAGGATAACGTGTAGCAAAAATGATATCCAAAATGTATTTCTCAATTTTTTCATCCATATAAACTTCACGAACCGCTTCCTGCGCACGTAAAATTTGATCTACCGAAACTACAGGATTTACCTTTTCAAAGCTTCCTTTTAGGTTTTGGCGGATTACGAAACGTTCTTCGTCAATTTTTGGATAATCAATAACAGTTTTCAACATAAAACGGTCAACCTGTGCTTCAGGAAGCGCATATGTTCCTTCTTGTTCAACAGGGTTTTGAGTTGCTAAAACTAAAAACGGACGGTCTAATTTGAAAGTTGAATCACCAATTGTAACTTGCTTTTCCTGCATTGCCTCAAGAAGTGCAGATTGTACTTTTGCAGGAGCACGGTTGATCTCATCGGCAAGTACGAAATTGGCAAAAATTGGCCCTTTTTTAATTGAGAATTCGTTTGCTTTAATGTTGTAAATCATGGTTCCGATAACATCGGCAGGTAATAAATCCGGCGTAAACTGGATACGGCTGAAAGAACCCTGAACTGCTTGCGATAAAGTATTAATCGCTAAAGTTTTTGCTAACCCCGGAACACCTTCTAATAAAATGTGACCCTGACCTAATAGACCGATTAATAAACGCTCGACCATGTGTTTCTGGCCCACAATAACTTTGTTCATTTCCATTGTAAGAAGGTCTATAAAAGCACTTTCTCTCTCAATTTTTTCATTTATCGCTCTAATGTCTAAAGTCGTTGTATTTTCTTCCATATAGATATTTTTATAAACCTTGATTTTTACGCCTGTTTTTTGAGAGTGCAAATTGAATATTTTTTGAGAAGTAAGATGTTAAAGAATGGTTAAAACTTCGACCAATAACCTAATTTTAAGGACGAATTGTGATTCTATTTTTATATTTTTAAGAACTTTGATGAATATGCTTTTTCAAAGCATATTTTTTATCAAAAATAACGCATTACAACCATGAGTAAAACAGCATTATCGCCTATTATTTCAGGCACTATGAATTGGGGAATCTGGGATAAAAACCTGACAACTAAAGAAATGGAAAACATGATACAAATTTGTATCGAAAACAAAATTACTACTTTTGATCACGCCGATATTTACGGAGATTATACCACCGAAGCAGATTTTGGAAAAGCTTTTAAAACAAGTAAAATTTCAAGAGAAAAATTACAGTTAATTACCAAATGCGGTATTCAGATGGTAACTGAAAACCGACCTGAAAACAAAATTAAATATTACGATTATTCTAAAGATTACATCATTAAATCTGTTGAAGGATCGTTAAAGAATTTGAAAACAGATTATGTTGATGTGTTTTTACTGCACAGACCAAGTCCCTTAATGCAGGCCGATGAAATTGCGGAAGCTGTTGAAAAATTAAAAGCCGATGGAAAAATCATCGATTTTGGGCTTTCAAATTTCACAAGTTCTCAGACTGAATTGATCCGCCAGAAAACCGAAGTAAGCTACAATCAAGTACAGTTTTCGGCAACGCATTTTGAACCAATGGTTGACGGAAGTTTAGATTATATGCAGACACATGGAATTCGTCCGTTATCATGGAACCCGCTTGGAACTGTTTTTAGAGAAGATACGAAAAAAACACGCCGTTTGAAAAAACTGTTTTCGACCTTATTGGAGAAATATCACTTAGGCGCAGATACTCTTTTATTAGCATGGGTTTTAAAACATCCGGCTGGAGTTATTCCAATTGCTGGAACGGTTAACGTTGCCAGAATTCAATCTCTAGTAAAAGCAGCAGAATTGGAAATGGATAAAGAAGATTGGTTTTCCATCTGGACAGAAAGTATGGGCGAAGATGTGCCTTAATTTCTTTTAGTGTT
This is a stretch of genomic DNA from Flavobacterium endoglycinae. It encodes these proteins:
- a CDS encoding DUF58 domain-containing protein, with the translated sequence MDTKELLKKVRKIEIKTKRLSNHIFSGEYHSSFKGRGMTFSEVRQYQYGDDIRNIDWNVTARYNEAHVKVFEEERELTMVLMVDISGSEGFGSKSQFKKDIVTEIAATMAFSATQNNDKIGLILFSDNVELYIPPKKGRSHVLRIIRELIEFEPKSHKTDVGQALKFLSGTQKKKAIVFMISDFMSDNYEHSLKIASKKHDLTGVRVYDIREERIPNLGMLTMLDAETGKTQLVDTSSKTVRLNYEKHYQERVNYFKDTFRKSGAGIVNTRVDENYVTKLLGYFKSR
- a CDS encoding AAA family ATPase; the protein is MEENTTTLDIRAINEKIERESAFIDLLTMEMNKVIVGQKHMVERLLIGLLGQGHILLEGVPGLAKTLAINTLSQAVQGSFSRIQFTPDLLPADVIGTMIYNIKANEFSIKKGPIFANFVLADEINRAPAKVQSALLEAMQEKQVTIGDSTFKLDRPFLVLATQNPVEQEGTYALPEAQVDRFMLKTVIDYPKIDEERFVIRQNLKGSFEKVNPVVSVDQILRAQEAVREVYMDEKIEKYILDIIFATRYPEKYKLADLKPLISFGASPRGSINLANAAKCYAFIKRRGYVIPEDVRAVVHDVLRHRVGITYEAEAENITSVDIINKIVNEIEVP
- a CDS encoding aldo/keto reductase; the protein is MSKTALSPIISGTMNWGIWDKNLTTKEMENMIQICIENKITTFDHADIYGDYTTEADFGKAFKTSKISREKLQLITKCGIQMVTENRPENKIKYYDYSKDYIIKSVEGSLKNLKTDYVDVFLLHRPSPLMQADEIAEAVEKLKADGKIIDFGLSNFTSSQTELIRQKTEVSYNQVQFSATHFEPMVDGSLDYMQTHGIRPLSWNPLGTVFREDTKKTRRLKKLFSTLLEKYHLGADTLLLAWVLKHPAGVIPIAGTVNVARIQSLVKAAELEMDKEDWFSIWTESMGEDVP